The genomic interval tatttatgtgtctatggatataaccaatcaatagtaagtaAACCCTTCAAGAATCGCTCGTAACTACAACTGGGTTAAACTATCGTTttacctctatagttacatctaacttcttaaataccactaaaCCCtcaatgaacaaacaatttatagtccaactataaattaatccctctcggaccaatgagaggatgaggcctcaatgttcaagacccgaagttaGCTTTTAAGTGAATAATTCATTTACTTATTCTAAAGACGGGAagtagtgaattccattttgtgtagctatATTCCCAGCTTCCTATTCgaaaaaatccccaaaatggtaggattattgagtcgacgaaccTGGCCACTCTCcaccatacagatcaaaggatcgctctcataaatagaagttcataactcattcaggataAAGGTTgagtcacctatgatcattctatgaaatattaatctcttcaattaacaacattataaagagagattaatcatttcacagttcgttcttatacaaactctttatataagatACCCTTACTCGGATGTCTCCACATGTACGATTATGATCagatcgtttgtaacactttacaactcttgtaacaattataaagtgagtcgtatctgtagtgtcattaagataagacatccaaccttatccgtatactacagaccatttaggttattacttaaatatgatccacttgtatgttaaccatatacatgtttaagttaaaaaaaaataataataaccttTGATCTTAATTCATTGGATTAAGTTAATGAaatctaaatgtcgaataaaataacaccttattttattaaataaataattcacatataaaatttacaaactacgagaacaacaagatttagggcaccaaccccaacatTTGAAATGTCTCATTTTGAATATTCTTTTAATGATTTAGTCACAAAATAGGATATTGGGTTAGAAAGTTTTTTGGAATTTCCAAGCTTGTTATGTTCTTCTCCCTTGCAAATTGTACATCGAACTTTTTGGTTAGCCtctctccaatccatttcattatgaatacGCATACTTTTTGGGTGACTCTGTTCGCTTAGTAAGTCTACATTTAGACGAActtctgtaaatgataattttggccaaTAATCTGGGTGTTGTATTGGATGGAAGCGACCTTCATAACATCGCTTGAAATGGGACAATTTGTTACGTTCATCAATAAGAGGTATGTATGTCAAAcacatataattacaaactgcaattagATGAGGAcatggaatcttgaatgacTACCACTTATTACAAGAACAAGTTCCTTCTTTGAAGCTCACAACTTGTATGCGTTGGTTTTTATaggagaaatcatacttatgccaGTTTGTACTTCAAAAATTTGAGTTTCTCTATCAATAGATGTCACTGCGTGCATAGATGCTCATTTTCCCCTACTTCTTAAGCTTTCTTATGGTATATTCTGTATACATGTCCCCACGATCGAGTGCTTCGCTTATCTCTTTTCTTCTAgaatgttagcctaaccaaagaagtaatgGGTAAAATTCTAGCACCTTTGAAAATACCATTCATACATTCAGCTGCATTgcttgtcatccacccataATGGTACCCATCATCATGTGATTGGGTCCATTTTTTCAAGTCAATATCAGAAAAGTATTCAAGGCATTTAAGGTTCAATTATTTCAACTCTTTCATGCACGAAATGAATTTGCgtctttggtgttgatttcatGCCTTAGACACCAAATATTTCAGTTGCCTCGATTTATCGTGTTGAAATTACTATTAACATGACGAAGACAATATCGATGGTATGCACTaggttcactccaaccaattttctcaattttaattGCAGCAAAAATGGCCATATATGTatcagaaatcaagcaaataccatctcattgaataacatattcacgcaatgcccacaaaaccatgaccaactggacGAATTTTCACCTTCAACAATAGTAAAAGCAAGGGGAAATATATGCCCGTTTGCATCAATATATACGATGGTCAATAATTTTTCCCTATACTTTCCGTAGAGATAAGTTCTATCAATCTGGATTAATAGTTTACAATATTTGAACCCTTCTCTTGCAGGACCGAAGGACCAGAAAACTTGATAAAAATAGTTGTACCTGACACATCAGACGGAAGGAAATAGGAATCTGATTGTGTTCctggattgtaatgaacaacaaCACTCAACCAATATGGAAGCtctgaatatgatttctcccgATCACCAAACACAACAATCAATGCTTTTATCTTAAATTACCACACCcgtctataattaacattatacccatattattttttaattgcttcttgAAGCAGGGCCACAGGTACCGCAAGATCAGCTCTAACCATATTTTGGATTTCGATACTAAAAGTTTTTGAATCAAGCTGTGAATGATTTTGTGTTAATTCTAAATACAAATATGATTGCTCTTCTTCAAGTCTGGTGATTTCAAACATCCCATGATTTTATGCCGACATGCCCATAACCTTCAATCACAACCATCCTATGCCGACATGCCCACAACCTTCAATCACAACCATCCTTCCCCTTTTTGCATCCCACATACCAAATATCTTGATTTGATTCTACTACTATAATCTCGTAGTATTCTGTCGcgcaatatttttttatagcaaGTCGTATATCATTTTTAGTATCAAATAACAttcctttttgtattaaactagaaTTATCTACACATCTAATCTTTTCCTCCAATGTTGACCCttgttcaaattttgaattaataatttCACAATTTATTTGTGTGAACATATCTGacggtaccaactcaagatcagGTTCCTCACTTCTAacgtttccaaataattcatcaagttCAACATCTATATCAATGTCTTCGTCATTTCCAGGTTCAAGAATGACTAAATTTTTAGAACtattatagttgacaaaaaatatgtaatacaaaaaaaaaagtttgtttcttcttgttaaaaaatacaaatattttttaaaatttattaaaataatgttattttaataattattaacaaaaatagagTTAGGTTGAAACTATTGTAAAAAATGGGTTTCTAAATCAtataccgggtacacgattaccaGTCCAAACAttccaaatattttcttaaatcagcctaaattcaaatgaaaaatcCAAGTTATGATacaacaaaaaatagaaaatagtagATATTAAACTACagaaatcaatccaaaaaatagcaaaaaaaaaaaaaaaaaaaaaaattagcccaaaaaatctaaaaaaatcgGCAGTCCAAGTTTTGATATTCAACTACAAAAAAAGTAATCAGCTCAAATCTGAGATCTATGGAGTATACATTTAAAATagcccaaataaaaacaaaataatagatATATGAACCATACACTTAAATGAgcccaaacaaaaacaaagtggTACATGTATGGAAGaaatctctatattttatgaacaaaatcatatattggaaaaaaataaataagaaaaacttTACCTAAGGCGGATGGTAGATCGACGAGAAGAAGGATGGCAGGTGGTAGATCGGCTCATGGTGGCAGCAGCAAAAAGATCGAAGACGGCGACAATTGATTGGACGGCGACAGAGTAGGCGACCGGTGACTGTGAGAGAGGAAGAAGGTTCAAAAGCTTCGGATGGGAGGAAAGGGAAAGGGTCGTTGGGTTTATGGGACCACTAAGTCGTGTACTCGACTTAGGATAATCGTGGACCTCGTCCACGATTACCTGGTCAATGTTGCATGACTGCAATGGAACATAAAGAACAACATGCACAACAGAAGCAAGGATCGATAACAATCTTATTACATAAAactaagaataagcatgcataaagggttgaaaaatacaacctttgtagaatccaccgcaatcttcctctccGTGCTCGATTGACACCACCAACGGTAAATCTCACTATTTTTCGGTTGAAGAACACGGTGGTGGGACCGTTTTGTTAGTGAAGACAAGGGAATTTCACTCTAGAAAAGTGGAGAGTGAAGAGATTTTATTGGAAGAGTCAAGTGAAGAGTCAAAGATGCATTAGTTTTTTCACATTTCAAAAAACAAACTATTTAAAGACAAATTACATGCACAATCCTATTTTACACGTCTTCTACCTCAAAATCCACTAGCATGTAATCATTAGATGTCAAGCTTTAGAAGTGCcacttcaaagtccacttagttagtgggaaaattcaATAATTGGGTTTTTCTActaactaattttaatataaataaaacaaacttttATGAAAAACAGTTTCATAATTTAgagaatatttaaaaataaatttaatatcacatattaaattatttttgacacctaactttgattaatcatattaatcaagtttaaaaaatagtttcatGCTAATGTTCAAgaatactctaaaaaataattaataaattaattatttaattgtaaattataacttatataaaatataattttcctcaatgcccaaatttgaacatttcaaattcttacttcacctagttTTTCGATTTTGTTCGTAGTGAGCTTGTTAGAAGAgccgatggacctacagatcatgggctccaacaatccgagactaaccggtcaaactctttgacctagttaatcaatatttgttaactaataaGACTGTCCACTATaacctgtagttgcactcccctcactgtagatatattatgtgtccatttgatataaccatgataagtaagtcaatctttcataagttattcgtaataacagctcagtcgaaagctgttttacccccaagattacatcttactccttaagtcccactgatcctctaatgaacaattggtttgtgatccaatcactaaactgagtccccctcgagccaatgagagggtggggccccttgttcaagacctggagttagcatttaagggaacaacctttctctatccctaaaagcgggtagaaaTGAATTTCGTTTTGCATCCCATGTCCTCAGCTATTTgtccagtcttacccttgaaatgggaggcttattgagtcggcgttgttgaaccaaccctcacctatgaaaatctaaaggtaatcctgaataaacaagagttcatagttagctcaagattaaggtcaagttacctatgtcaTCACTTCGAAATACCCAGTCTTAaaaagtaaacaacattataaagtaaaagtgacttaattcttggtttgatcatatacaaactcattgcataggacgcccccgctcctCATATCAATACATAAACGAATCctgatcacttcgtttgtagcatttaCAACAATTTGTAACAagtacagagtgggccgcatccgataatgttaccaaaataaggtacccagccttattcgtatactattgTAACAACCCAACTTTTTAAGACAACTAGTAGAGTcgttactacatgcatgcataaatgtttacgttgaaaacaagaaaatttGGACTGccttataaaaaaaagtgaaaatgttgaatttattcCTACTCAATATTCCAATTCATTTGAAACGGGGTATCCCTTAAAGCATAAATtttaggaaataaaaaaaatattaactaaaaagaaaatatccaGCACCTAGACTCAgtcaagataaaaaaaaaaaaaaaaaaaactcatgaaAAGAAACTGTAAAGCATGAGGAgaaatattaaatcaaatacGGAAGCGTTTCCTACCGTTGGCCCTGTcatggattcctcttgtcagtcgCCCGGGTGTCCTTGCCCTTACTTGAAAAACATGTAGACATAAAGGATAactataaaatactcagtaagtgattcCATTATCGAGAATAGGCAGTGCATTCACATGCAATGAATGTCTGAGGTTAGTGGAACATGCATGATGAAACTGTTCCTGCATGGCTAACTAAAGGGATAACCTTACTCGCATCAACTCGCATTTCTAGTGGCCTGGGACACACTGTTAATCATGGAAAAGAAACATATCGTGAGCCTGTCAGTTCACGAATGTCTAGGGCCTAAAGGctcaccgtcaaacatgaaaaagtAACATAAACGTGAACCCGTTTATTCACGTATGTCTAGTGGCCcgaaggcacaccgtcaaacatgaaattgGACCCATTGGTCCCCTATAAATAAACATGCATCGAGATGAGACGACATATCACCCCTACTAGTCTAATCATAcaacatataaataaatttcatgAGTAGTCCCATAGCTCATAACATAACATAGCATACAAGCTTAGACATGCTCAAACTcctcaaataaagaaacattcATGCAACAAGAACGTATCACAAATTCCAAGACTTAACTTCTAGATTCCAATTAGTAACTTGATAAATCTAAATTAGGGTGCTTGACACGGAAGCATTGGTAACAGATTCACTTAGCTCAAATTAAGTCAAAGAAAGTTATCTCGATAACCAACTCCAACAATTTACTTGAACTAAAACCAATGAAAGGATCGAATAATCTTTAATCCTGCTAGAAAGCACGCCACTGATCTCCAA from Benincasa hispida cultivar B227 chromosome 10, ASM972705v1, whole genome shotgun sequence carries:
- the LOC120088404 gene encoding uncharacterized protein LOC120088404 isoform X2, with product MTGPTSEIPLSSLTKRSHHRVLQPKNSEIYRWWCQSSTERKIAVDSTKSCNIDQVIVDEVHDYPKSSTRLSGPINPTTLSLSSHPKLLNLLPLSQSPVAYSVAVQSIVAVFDLFAAATMSRSTTCHPSSRRSTIRLRLTF
- the LOC120088404 gene encoding uncharacterized protein LOC120088404 isoform X1; translated protein: MTGPTSEIPLSSLTKRSHHRVLQPKNSEIYRWWCQSSTERKIAVDSTKSCNIDQVIVDEVHDYPKSSTRLSGPINPTTLSLSSHPKLLNLLPLSQSPVAYSVAVQSIVAVFDLFAAATMSRSTTCHPSSRRSTIRLRLIRHHTHKIFGHHYLITIVMVKTSG